A genomic region of Methanobacterium sp. SMA-27 contains the following coding sequences:
- a CDS encoding exosome complex RNA-binding protein Csl4 yields MKTKSGDFVLPGDALGVTEEFVPSEWTYEEEGKIRSLVAGTVSVDNKNKKISIIPKTSSPSMLRNGVVVVGQVSDVRGQRALIKLDSIKDNSRGLVTSFSGGIHISQAQKGYVAKLTDEFRIGDLIEAKVTKIIGIDNVDLTTAEDELGVLKAMCTKCRHYMKQTSKNEVECPNCGNKERRNLSSKYEG; encoded by the coding sequence ATGAAAACCAAATCTGGAGATTTTGTTTTGCCGGGGGATGCTTTAGGAGTAACTGAGGAGTTTGTTCCATCAGAATGGACCTATGAAGAAGAGGGGAAGATAAGATCCCTTGTGGCAGGAACAGTATCAGTAGATAATAAAAACAAGAAAATATCCATAATACCAAAAACAAGTTCTCCATCTATGCTTAGAAATGGAGTGGTTGTTGTTGGGCAGGTATCTGATGTAAGGGGTCAGAGAGCCCTCATTAAATTGGATAGTATTAAGGATAATAGCAGAGGTCTTGTAACATCCTTTTCAGGAGGAATACACATATCACAGGCCCAAAAAGGTTACGTAGCCAAATTAACCGATGAGTTCAGAATAGGAGATCTTATTGAGGCAAAGGTGACCAAAATAATAGGCATAGACAATGTAGACCTTACTACAGCCGAGGATGAGCTTGGTGTTTTAAAGGCCATGTGCACAAAATGCAGGCATTACATGAAGCAAACAAGCAAAAACGAAGTTGAATGTCCAAATTGCGGTAATAAAGAAAGAAGA